One window of the Rosa rugosa chromosome 3, drRosRugo1.1, whole genome shotgun sequence genome contains the following:
- the LOC133738893 gene encoding TMV resistance protein N-like isoform X2, which yields MDSRLQPVNLLLDVGVDDVRFIGIWGMGGIGKTTMVRVVYERISREFEFSFLLTDVRNSVEKSGLLNLQKQLLSGIWTKKASISDLHEGATIIRMHGRLRMHDLLQEMGREIVRRESPNEPGRCSRLWLLEDVKHVLTKNTGTEAIEGIFVESTGVDMDVTPKSFSMMNKLRYLKIENGNLPKGLEYLPNSLRILDWMRYPLKSLPSHFNPQKLLELSLSHSCFKHFWPLCNLKTINLSHSLNLVNTPNFKDIPYLKFLVLEGCIRLYEVDPTIEVLERLAVLNLKDCKNLVRLPSSVGGLTSLKDLNLSGCSKLDKLPHELGHVACLEKLDVSGSGIRELPSSIGLLKNLKEFSLAGCKAESPKSWNLIPFQLLRKRSHIPAGLSLPCLSGLHSLTKLNLSDCNLSEEAMPSDFGCLSSLRELNLSRNQFSRLPKSIGQLSRLDRIRLDWCHKLRRLPELPSHAWVYADNCISLDTLANQSNSLGRGYFVNCFKLVENQSCESIALSFLTRYLKSRAFFDHKEFGFVFPGNEIPEWYNHRSVGSSITVELHPGWFSNKWMGFACCVLFRLLKPLPPVFLWSIDCALSANGKSSRHSSLLFGGEYGQPVLDHIWFFCGARDMGLGFRAGFRVFSLNAQPSF from the exons ATGGACTCAAGATTGCAGCCAGTCAATTTGCTTTTAGATGTAGGGGTGGATGACGTCCGCTTCATTGGTATATGGGGAATGGGCGGGATTGGTAAGACTACTATGGTAAGAGTGGTGTATGAGAGAATCTCTCGTGAATTTGAATTTAGTTTCCTTCTTACCGATGTTAGAAACTCTGTTGAAAAAAGTGGTCTACTTAATTTACAAAAGCAACTTCTCTCTGGGATTTGGACAAAGAAAGCCAGCATATCAGACCTTCATGAAGGAGCCACGATTATAAGGATGCACGGAAGACTAAGGATGCACGATTTGCTCCAAGAAATGGGACGGGAAATTGTCCGCCGGGAATCTCCTAACGAGCCAGGGAGGTGCAGTAGGTTGTGGCTTCTTGAAGACGTCAAACATGTCTTGACCAAAAATACT GGAACTGAAGCAATAGAAGGCATATTTGTGGAATCAACAGGAGTAGACATGGACGTGACTCCGAAATCATTTTCAATGATGAACAAATTGAGATACCTGAAGATTGAGAATGGGAACCTACCTAAAGGACTTGAATATCTTCCCAATAGTTTACGGATTCTTGATTGGATGAGGTATCCGTTAAAATCTTTGCCATCACATTTCAACCCTCAGAAGCTCCTCGAACTAAGCTTGTCTCATAGTTGTTTTAAACATTTTTGG CCTTTATGCAATTTGAAAACCATTAATCTGAGTCACTCTCTAAATCTTGTCAACACCCCAAACTTTAAAGATATACCGTATCTCAAGTTTCTGGTTCTTGAAGGTTGTATAAGATTGTATGAGGTTGACCCGACAATTGAAGTGCTTGAAAGACTTGCTGTGCTGAACTTGAAAGATTGCAAGAATCTTGTGCGACTTCCAAGCAGTGTAGGTGGCTTAACATCTCTCAAAGATCTCAATCTTTCTGGTTGCTCAAAGCTTGACAAATTGCCGCATGAGTTGGGTCATGTTGCTTGCTTGGAGAAGCTTGATGTGAGTGGAAGTGGCATCAGAGAACTGCCCTCCTCTATTGGTCTTTTGAAAAACCTCAAAGAATTCTCTCTTGCTGGGTGTAAAGCAGAGTCACCTAAATCATGGAATCTGATCCCCTTTCAGTTATTGCGAAAAAGAAGTCACATTCCGGCAGGATTGTCGTTGCCTTGTTTGTCTGGTTTGCATTCATTAACTAAATTGAATCTAAGTGACTGCAATCTTTCTGAAGAAGCAATGCCCAGTGATTTTGGATGCTTGTCTTCATTAAGAGAATTAAATCTCAGCAGAAATCAATTCAGTAGACTACCCAAGAGCATCGGCCAACTCTCTAGACTTGACCGTATTCGCTTGGATTGGTGCCACAAGCTTCGGAGATTACCAGAGCTTCCATCTCATGCATGGGTATACGCTGACAACTGCATTTCATTAGATACATTGGCCAATCAAAGCAATTCGTTGGGACGAGGATATTTTGTTAACTGTTTCAAACTGGTGGAGAATCAAAGCTGTGAGAGTATAGCACTTTCATTCCTAACACGATACCTTAAGAGTCGAGCATTTTTTGACCATAAAGAATTTGGCTTTGTTTTTCCTGGAAATGAAATTCCAGAGTGGTACAATCACCGAAGTGTGGGGTCTTCGATAACCGTAGAGCTGCATCCAGGTTGGTTTAGTAACAAGTGGATGGGATTCGCCTGCTGTGTCTTATTTAGACTCCTCAAACCGCTCCCGCCTGTGTTTTTGTGGTCCATTGATTGCGCACTGAGTGCCAATGGAAAATCATCGCGTCACAGTAGTTTATTGTTTGGGGGAGAGTATGGTCAACCTGTGTTGGATCACATTTGGTTCTTCTGTGGGGCGCGTGAtatgggtttagggtttagggccgGATTTCGGGTTTTCAGCCTAAATGCCCAGCCCTCGTTTTAG
- the LOC133738893 gene encoding TMV resistance protein N-like isoform X1, with the protein MDSRLQPVNLLLDVGVDDVRFIGIWGMGGIGKTTMVRVVYERISREFEFSFLLTDVRNSVEKSGLLNLQKQLLSGIWTKKASISDLHEGATIIRMHGRLRMHDLLQEMGREIVRRESPNEPGRCSRLWLLEDVKHVLTKNTGTEAIEGIFVESTGVDMDVTPKSFSMMNKLRYLKIENGNLPKGLEYLPNSLRILDWMRYPLKSLPSHFNPQKLLELSLSHSCFKHFWVGPEPLCNLKTINLSHSLNLVNTPNFKDIPYLKFLVLEGCIRLYEVDPTIEVLERLAVLNLKDCKNLVRLPSSVGGLTSLKDLNLSGCSKLDKLPHELGHVACLEKLDVSGSGIRELPSSIGLLKNLKEFSLAGCKAESPKSWNLIPFQLLRKRSHIPAGLSLPCLSGLHSLTKLNLSDCNLSEEAMPSDFGCLSSLRELNLSRNQFSRLPKSIGQLSRLDRIRLDWCHKLRRLPELPSHAWVYADNCISLDTLANQSNSLGRGYFVNCFKLVENQSCESIALSFLTRYLKSRAFFDHKEFGFVFPGNEIPEWYNHRSVGSSITVELHPGWFSNKWMGFACCVLFRLLKPLPPVFLWSIDCALSANGKSSRHSSLLFGGEYGQPVLDHIWFFCGARDMGLGFRAGFRVFSLNAQPSF; encoded by the exons ATGGACTCAAGATTGCAGCCAGTCAATTTGCTTTTAGATGTAGGGGTGGATGACGTCCGCTTCATTGGTATATGGGGAATGGGCGGGATTGGTAAGACTACTATGGTAAGAGTGGTGTATGAGAGAATCTCTCGTGAATTTGAATTTAGTTTCCTTCTTACCGATGTTAGAAACTCTGTTGAAAAAAGTGGTCTACTTAATTTACAAAAGCAACTTCTCTCTGGGATTTGGACAAAGAAAGCCAGCATATCAGACCTTCATGAAGGAGCCACGATTATAAGGATGCACGGAAGACTAAGGATGCACGATTTGCTCCAAGAAATGGGACGGGAAATTGTCCGCCGGGAATCTCCTAACGAGCCAGGGAGGTGCAGTAGGTTGTGGCTTCTTGAAGACGTCAAACATGTCTTGACCAAAAATACT GGAACTGAAGCAATAGAAGGCATATTTGTGGAATCAACAGGAGTAGACATGGACGTGACTCCGAAATCATTTTCAATGATGAACAAATTGAGATACCTGAAGATTGAGAATGGGAACCTACCTAAAGGACTTGAATATCTTCCCAATAGTTTACGGATTCTTGATTGGATGAGGTATCCGTTAAAATCTTTGCCATCACATTTCAACCCTCAGAAGCTCCTCGAACTAAGCTTGTCTCATAGTTGTTTTAAACATTTTTGGGTAGGACCAGAG CCTTTATGCAATTTGAAAACCATTAATCTGAGTCACTCTCTAAATCTTGTCAACACCCCAAACTTTAAAGATATACCGTATCTCAAGTTTCTGGTTCTTGAAGGTTGTATAAGATTGTATGAGGTTGACCCGACAATTGAAGTGCTTGAAAGACTTGCTGTGCTGAACTTGAAAGATTGCAAGAATCTTGTGCGACTTCCAAGCAGTGTAGGTGGCTTAACATCTCTCAAAGATCTCAATCTTTCTGGTTGCTCAAAGCTTGACAAATTGCCGCATGAGTTGGGTCATGTTGCTTGCTTGGAGAAGCTTGATGTGAGTGGAAGTGGCATCAGAGAACTGCCCTCCTCTATTGGTCTTTTGAAAAACCTCAAAGAATTCTCTCTTGCTGGGTGTAAAGCAGAGTCACCTAAATCATGGAATCTGATCCCCTTTCAGTTATTGCGAAAAAGAAGTCACATTCCGGCAGGATTGTCGTTGCCTTGTTTGTCTGGTTTGCATTCATTAACTAAATTGAATCTAAGTGACTGCAATCTTTCTGAAGAAGCAATGCCCAGTGATTTTGGATGCTTGTCTTCATTAAGAGAATTAAATCTCAGCAGAAATCAATTCAGTAGACTACCCAAGAGCATCGGCCAACTCTCTAGACTTGACCGTATTCGCTTGGATTGGTGCCACAAGCTTCGGAGATTACCAGAGCTTCCATCTCATGCATGGGTATACGCTGACAACTGCATTTCATTAGATACATTGGCCAATCAAAGCAATTCGTTGGGACGAGGATATTTTGTTAACTGTTTCAAACTGGTGGAGAATCAAAGCTGTGAGAGTATAGCACTTTCATTCCTAACACGATACCTTAAGAGTCGAGCATTTTTTGACCATAAAGAATTTGGCTTTGTTTTTCCTGGAAATGAAATTCCAGAGTGGTACAATCACCGAAGTGTGGGGTCTTCGATAACCGTAGAGCTGCATCCAGGTTGGTTTAGTAACAAGTGGATGGGATTCGCCTGCTGTGTCTTATTTAGACTCCTCAAACCGCTCCCGCCTGTGTTTTTGTGGTCCATTGATTGCGCACTGAGTGCCAATGGAAAATCATCGCGTCACAGTAGTTTATTGTTTGGGGGAGAGTATGGTCAACCTGTGTTGGATCACATTTGGTTCTTCTGTGGGGCGCGTGAtatgggtttagggtttagggccgGATTTCGGGTTTTCAGCCTAAATGCCCAGCCCTCGTTTTAG